aaattaatgCAAAGTTCATGTAATGCATTAATTTAAATGccatatttttattccacaaattAAAGCTGATGATCGACTCATGTAATGAATTTTATGTGATTGATCATAGTCTGACATGAGTGGTGATTTATTTGCAATaactaacaataattaattaactattttattATACTAGTATAATTaattgggaaaacttcacttgcCAACTCCTGaatctttcattaatttgaagGTCAAATATCCAGGCATAGTGTTAACGGCTTGAAATTAAGGAGCTTTTCAGGTAAGATGACATGCTGATCGATTTCCTGACAAGCCAATTCTCAAGTAACTAATAGAACCATAAAGAAGATCAATAGAAAGATCAATGCATTTGAATTTAAGaggaaataatattaaaacataGTTAATTAAGTAGTAGTATTGCAATATAATAGATTGATAAAATATCagatattattaattaaatacataaTTCGATCCGAAATTCTCATAGTTTAGGGAGTACGTACaggatcaggatcccctcaaattctttgcccgaatttgatagaattcgggcgACCTCCAATTATGAttaatgtaataaaatatttaattaagcaGCTACTTGGGCAATTAATGTACGTTCTCTATACGTATCATGCAATTAAAGCAGTTTGGGTTGGCCCGAGATCGAGAAACTAACAGGAATTTAAGCGTTTTTTCCAGGATGATAGTTCACTTTTGCTGCTTATTGCAAAAGATTTTCTTGCCAACTCTTCCAAAGCTCTTCGCCCACAAGCACCGTCGGCAGTGTTGGCAGTTGCTAAGCTCGGATCTTTTTCCAGAATTTCCAATGCTATATCTGTCCATGAAAAAAAATCTCAGATCATTAATGCAAAAATGAATTTGTTCGAAAATCCATATAATATTGTTGCTAATTTTGAAATAGATCGAAGTGGTAACTTGTCTGAACTGTATAAAAATCATTCCGAAAGGAAAATTAAATAAGGACATCAAACAAAGATAATCAAACAGCAGCTGGCTAGTACTAAAACATTGGGAAACTTCACTAAACTCCTTAACTTTTATCATATTTTCAATTACCTTCCTAAATTTCAAacaaatatgaatattttgaaaattttgataagatcaATAGGATTAACGAAATCTTAACCAATtggtgaaataaaaaaataaaaaaaaaatcaaaattaaatacactaaattgagtcTTTTAAGTTTAAGAGAGTAATTATAAAAGTTGCGACAATTGATAGAAATTCAGTGTAGTTTtccaaaaacatatatatattaggggCATACCGTAAAAACCAGCGGAAACAATATGAAGAAGGAGTTCAATGCGTTGAGGAGTAATCAAACGTTGAAAAGGAGTGACGGAGTCAGAGAATAGAAAATCGACCATCTTTCTATCTCTTTTATAAGCTGCAGCGTGAAGTGGTATCATTCCTTTGTCGTTATGGATCAACGGCAGTTCATTGTTCTTTTCCACCATCTCCTTAGCAATTTTCACTTCTCCTGTTTGAGCAGCGACGTGAAGGGCCGTGTCTCCATCTATTGTTTTCAATTCCAAGTCGCCCGGAGTCATCCATTTCAACACTTCTTCTACAAAATTGGCGTGTTTTGCAGCCGCTGCACTGTGAAGTACTGTCGCTTTCTCCATCGTTATGGGAAGTTGAACGCAGTTCGGGTGTTCATTAAGAAAAGCGTTAGCAGCCTCCCAATCACCTTTCATGGCAGCTTGAAGGAGGGGACCACAGGAGATACGGCATTCATCTAATATTCTATTCCCtgtggtttttttaaaaaaaacgcaAGACTagctaataattaattacaacatgCGGTGATAAATCTTGCCATATATGGAGTCTAATTAAGATGTTTGGAAGAAATAGTTAAGAGAGTTTTAACAACATATAGTAcattgagaaatgcttggttgtacactctcatcctaCTCCTATCCCACTCTTgtctacttggaccaataatgtaagagatagtggagagagtgtagtgggacccattttttttaacaatattattggttcAAGTAGGCAgaggtgggataggagtgggatgaaaGTGTACAACAAAGCATTTCTCTAGTACATTactatacatatttttttttttttttttaaaaatgagtagAACTATGTATAGGCAAAAGAATCAACTGTACAAAATGTTCAACCGAACACAACGTTACAACCAAAAAGAACTTTAGACATTCAACTAGAATTCAAAAACTAAGAAGCAAAAAAACAACACCAAAACACCCAACTGAACTAAATCAGCAAATTGGTATCAACATTCCATTTATGGCATAAGTTGATGTTCTTCATATTCTTCTGAAATtttcttatcccataaatcttGCACcgaatttcttaaaaaatttgctTCAGGATCTGCTCTTAGTTCGAAGTTGCCCTCCAAACTTTATCTCATTACTATACATATTTTGATGCCACTCTAGCCCAAACCCAACAAATCTAGCAGTGAATACACTAAAACGATACTGACTACTATACAATGTTATACATATAACCTAACAAagtttatatatgcatgtgactgcatgcatatatatatatatatgacgacAGAAAAAGAGGTCGAGAGCGCTTACCCTCATTATATTCCCTTGAGCTTGGCTCCTCATCTTCGGCGTTAGCTATTTGTATGTTGCCTTCCATTTTTTCTCCTTGTGCAAGAAGACAAATCAGATAGAAAATAAACGAACTAATAAATGATAATTatggtattatatatatatgatgatttgTGCGTTGAACAGTAGATGCATGTGATGAGGAGTgaatataagaaaataacaacCCAATCCAAACCTTCGTCTGTCAAAGGAATTATTATGCCTAATCTGAAAGCCCCAAGGCGAACAGTAACACGACTGCAGTCACACCACGTACAAGCGAGGGCGATATGATCGATCTGCCGAGAACAGAAACCAAATTTATACTAAAGCAATGGCATCCTCAACAGTGCCTCGAATCATCctttaacaaagaaaagagaaagagttgTACTAATGGTATCGTCCCGCGTCCGAACCATATTCCTATTTTGTGACTTTTGTGACTTTCACATTTGCTTGTCAACAAAGTCAAGCATTTTTACGTTGCTTCTTATTTTTAGAGTCTTGCTGACACTTTAAtgacctttctttctttcattctctaCGTGGACCTTATAAAATTTAGAAGAACTTAACTTATaacctttaatttttatcacttttaaaaaaaattatcaaaactttaaaaatggtcaatttaagatatttatctttcaattttttttaatttcaactaatccttagaatttttcgttaaattctgtcaaaattctcaaaatacccctcatttttttaaggaaaaaaaaaaaaaaaaaaaacttgataggatttaagtgttagctagaatttaatagaatttgcaaaaatacccatgcctgaatctttgaaaatttttgtaattttttttaaaaaaaaaaaatatatatgaattaaggcgtattttgagaattttaataggatCTAACGGAAATTTTAACAGAAGgttaaaattgacaaaaaaaaaaatagaaaaattgacACCTTagattaacaatttttaaagtttaaatacattttttcaaaagtgatgaaaaatcaaccgttttaagttaagtttttcttaaaatttattaCATGGTTCGCTGTCACCTTTTACGTGGCACTTTAACATTTGATCTTTTTGTAGGCAACGTTTGACTGTCACTGTATTGGAGTTCGACTGTGTTCCTGGATCACATCCAGGCAACTTGgcgtaaataattaattgacaaaaaaaaaaaaaaaaaaaaaaccacaagtAATTTGTTTAAAGATTGCTCAAAGAAAAGCAGGCCAGAATGAGAGGAATTGAATCCTTTCCATTTCAAGTGATAGAGAGGAGCCGGTCCTAATTACCTAATTAGTCACAGGTTATGAGTTTACAAAttcataaatacaaacaaaatttttacaatGAAATGCGAAGTGCTCTCACCGGCTTTCTCAAGGTCTTCACCATCTCTGTATCAATTATGATTTGTTAGGTAATTGGTGTGTTTATCACCTAATTACCTAAAAGCATTAGCAAGCCCCAACAAGATGGGCGCGCGATGGGAAAAAGCCAATCCCAACTTTGCTGGCAGAATCAATGTAAAAACACGTTGTCTTTTGTATCCATTAAGATATTCGTTTTaccttttttaattaatataaaagataaaagtaaaGGCAACAACAAGCCCCAACAAGATGGGTGATGGGAAAAAGCCAATCCTAACTCCCCTGGCAGAATAAATGTAAAAACACATTGTCTTTTGTATTGATGAAGATATTCGTTTtgcttttcttaattaatacaaaagataaaaataaggaGAAATGTTAAGGGTACTAAAACTTTTATAAAGAAAGTTTTATTAACTGACGTGGCATgttatttaaatacaaaaatacccttcatcaGTCCTAAGAAAAATGGGCCAGATCCTCTTCCAATCTCTGGATCCAGTTCATGCCGGCAACCCCGTTCTCTAGCCAAAACAGCCGAATCCCGGCCGTTCCCGgacagaacggccggatcctgGCCGAATGGACAGGATCCGGCCGTTCCCCGAACAGAACGGTCGGATCCCCCCCGGATGGACGGGATCTGGTCGGGAACGGCCGGGATGGACGGAATCTGGTCGTTCCCCAGACAAAACGGCCGGATCTCGCCCGGCTGGATGGAATCTGGCCGTTCCTGGCCGGAAAGCGGGGATGGCTAGGATCTGGCCCTTCCCCGACCAgactggccggattccggcctatTTGGCCAAGGATTAGGTCATCGAGGTGAGTGGTCGGGAATTTTCGGCGGTATGCTATGTTTCCGGCGTGGTATATTCACCGATAGATGgaaagggcatttttgtctttatgtactaaaatatttttttaacttattttacTATTAAATTGATGTGGAGCCACTTATGAAGTTCTACATCAGTTAGTAAAACTCTGTTAGTAAACATTTAAGTACAATTAGCATTTAAATTTGAGTACATCAGCAAGCCCCAACGAGATGGACGATGGGAAAAAGCCTATCCTAACTGCCCTGTAAGAATCAATGTAAAAACACGTTGTCTTTTGTATTGATTAAGATATTCGTTTTGCCTTTCTTAATTAATACATTGATCCAATTCCAacaaccgaaaaaaaaaaaaaaaaaaaaaaggtacaatCACAATAGCATATCTTAATCACTTTTAATaatgccttttgtttttttcttttaaataacttcacttataaccatAATCAGGCTTGATcttctatcacttttaaaaaatgtatccaaattttaaatagtatcaatttaaaatatctgtcttttaatttttttcaattttaaacatctgttagaatttttcattaaattctgtcaaaatttttaaaataccccttctttttttatggaaaaaaaaaatctaagatttaggtgttggtccaaatttaatgaaatttgtaaaaaatacacatgcATGTAGGGTTGTAAGCAAGTAGAGTTACTCGTGAACATGCTCGGGCTCGGCTTGAATTAACTTGGCTCAGGATcaatttgtttattaaacaaacagaacttgaacaaaaaattcaggttcgactcgtataaactcgtatAAGTTCGTATagcttcattattattatttttattgtttttaactttataaTGAGAATATGTTAagtatttaaagaaaataaatcatcttcataatgtaatatatatgtaagttgaattattgtaattgtgagtctgGATATAAATATGAGTGCATTTGTGTATATATCgatgtataaatatattataagataaacatataaaatttagATCacattatttaagatttgatttaatttctctaattactcaaacaataaatcttaactataattaagtaactaataattaattttaattttaaaaagaaacattaAACGATCgcaacatttactttatatatggaatgacTAAATAAATTGAGTAACTCGTGAATAAGCCCGAATTCGTTAAAAACCAATAAATGAACAAAGCTTGAACAGATTATCTGGTTTGGCGATAAGTTCAAGCttggatgtggataccaccacaatcGTGTAGATGAAGTTTCTTGGTTGCAGGTATTGTGGATGTAAATGATGATCAGTTTGCTTAGTATAttggatgctatgattggaacATATCACAACAATCATATTCTGGACTCATGGATCGTCCGCATTTTCGGTATTTTGTTATGGCTCATATCCAATGTGACATGTATTTGCTAAGCCTGTGTTGTAGtggtaacgccccgccttttacaaaaagatataagtgaaaattttaatttttacgtgacattacgatatcatcagagttatatatatatatatatatatataatgacacatcagagctgactgaataacctcaatatataaaataataacctttgttCTGATACTATAAATACATctcaaataataacatatgtgccacaagcGACACCCAATAAAGTATTAGTAATACCAAAATATCATAGCATCAAAGAAACATATAAAAAGAGTTTGACATATGTACATGAAAGGATAGACTAAGCAGGGTAGTCCATCACATCCAAGAGACCACAACACAGGAGGTAACCTAGCCTCAAAAGTCTGCTACTCAGATTCATCTAAGCATCTGTATAGTCCTGATAGTCTTCATCCTCAAatcctgtattaataaataatacagatacaaataacaatacaaaaataccaaagtgagtccgctgtttccaataatataatgaatactggtttatttatgaaatgcaacataatgaaataaaataaaataaagattatatttatatatgtatatatacaatttatgaCCTATGGCTGcaagtcatagtcatagattgaatatgtaaatgtatatataaacaaataaagaaatagcGTGACAGTTTTACATGCTGagttttaattatatctttgaagCACTCATCTCTTGATGGATCCTACGGTCCTTATTAGCGTGTTGATTGGGATCCTATGGTCCCTCTTTTACGAGTTATCTTACTAAATTTTAGTAatcttttactggaatcctacggtTCCAGCATAACTGAAATCCTACGATTTCAGTggcttatttattattctctttttcggtACTTCTACATTCACTGCATCTAGGCAACCTGTGAATTTTAATGTATTATTATGGATCTAGATCCTCAGTTTGTTATTaaacatattattaaaataataaaatatgcaaagtcacatgcgcaaacaagtaaataaaacagtagaCACAATGTTATAGGAAAAATCCATGAGCTTCGTCCTgaataagtatagagatactttcCTTCTTCTGCTTTCAAAAGGGTTTCCATACAATTGTTGACAAAGATTTCTAGAAAATGGGCTAAAACTGCACCTTTGCTGTAGCACACGAAAtctgttttccttttaaaagagatgCAACCCGCAAAAACAACAGAgtgtttcttctctttgttttcttcattattttcccTTTCATTAACATTATAAACCTAACACACAAGAATACACtacaatagtgaattaatataattcaccaATAATACGTTTTAGTCCTATTCTcatttatgattttttaatcctattattatttCGACATAGtaacgacatataaaattagtccaattacattttattactaatcatttttaTGCTGactttattacggcatttatcaAGGCTCTCAAAtacttatttatcaaaatatatctcgtaataccaattttataaaaatagttacAATAGTTAAAACTcacaatttttacaataaagtttCGCAATCCCAAAATAATAgaactttttattaaaaaaatattaagacaGGTGctgttttagttattttaaataaaacaataagataccaaaatatgtttaagccaacatatgacatatatcaaataaacttaaCAGCTTTGTTAGTATAATTAACAGGTTTTATACTTAAAAAACAAGTGGATTAGAATAACTACATATTTAATTCCAATGTTATCCTTTTATAAATTGAGCAGAATAacgacattattattattaatgcctaattattttaaaatcatttggGTGGCGTaacgacgcttttataaaatattttcatttttactcGAACATCACAACGGTgtgatttattaattaaatacgcCACTTAAAATATCttgttaaaacacaacttaaaatattagatacttaaaataataaaaactgtaaaatcagaaaatattaaaacaaagttaataacttaaaaatcacgtaaaataaatcaaagcttttaattaaaaacttatcaaatataaataatgagctttataTTTCAAAAGAAATGAATAGAATAATAACCTTATTTAACAACTTACCAAATATCTCAAAACATCAAGCGTTGATTGAGATTtgctccctttttctttttcttttccttttttatgctTTCCCCCTTATTCCTTCTATTATTTCTCTTTCCTTATCTTTTTATCCATTAATTTCCTTTACCCACCTAATCAAACACAcgcttattcttttctttttgggacacGTACATAGAAAGAGaggtcctttttcttttatctaatttttgcTTCATTTTTCCCTTAGTTGACCGATTCTCctcctcttttatcttttgtttttgtttcttttctatttttgaacACCTAGATAATTATACACACACATCTATGTATTTTCCACCACATCTATGTATTTTCTACCACACACACCTATTTGACGCGCGggcgcacacacacacttttacCTTCAGTTACTTTCTTTTACTTATcttctcttttcctcttctactcttttctttcttatctgCACCTTTCTctattctattcttttcttcaCCGACACACACACAGCAGGTACCCGAGAGACAGggatgagaaaaaaagaaagagctcGGGAGAAAGAGACCTACCCTTGTTGAGAGTTCTTGTTCCCTTCCTTTATACTTTATTGATTTTCTTAGAAAACTAGGAGAGGGAAAGTTTTCACTTTTCTGCTGGACTTGCTGTACGTGGAGGAAGAAAACAGGGAGAGATTTGAGAGAGGAAGAAGGCTTGCTTACTGAAATAAAGGAGATGTAGAGCAAGGAGAGAATtgtagagaattttttcaagctTCAAAGAGAGCTTTTGGTTTGTGAGGAATGCCCATAGCCTATGCTTCCTTTTATAGAAGACCCGAAGGGTGAGGATGATCTCAGCACAATTTCAATCCATGGACAAGAGCCTTGCAGGTGTTCAATGGCAGACTCAAAGAATCAAAATCGACCAATATCACTTATCTCTAACTTATTACCCCTTGGTTCTCAACTTAACACTAACTAAAATTTTCCCTTCGTTACTATCCCTGTTGATTGAGCTGGATTGGGTGTTGAATGAGCTGGGTTGGGCTGAGCAAAAATCACATTAAAATGGATTGGTCTTGGCGTGGACTGGACTTGTGATAAGAAGGAAATAAATCTGGAAAAATGGAAACCCACGTGAACCActaccaatttttattaaataaaaattagtcccTTTTAAAAACATGAGGGCTGGGCTGATGTTAACGAGTCCACGGGCTAGGGGCTGGGTTCCTAAACATGTGGGCTGCTGGGTCTTAAGAAATAGAAATGGGCTcacaaattattattgtttaattttcgTTCAAATTAGGGTACCATTTTTCGTGGGTATTTTCAGGTACTAAACGgagttcaaaaattatgaaattcggagggtaaCTAGATGACTTTGAGACGAGCAttttggcttttgaatcgactaAAACAGAGTTCGTTTAACCTTGTTTCCGTTATtacaaagtttaaggtccgtttgaacttttattaaattgaaactataaaatCTCCTTAACAAATGAATATTTAtcttcataaatattcatatttactCTTTTACACTATTATTagatcataaatcatattttaagatattttatttattat
This DNA window, taken from Alnus glutinosa chromosome 5, dhAlnGlut1.1, whole genome shotgun sequence, encodes the following:
- the LOC133869787 gene encoding uncharacterized protein LOC133869787; protein product: MEGNIQIANAEDEEPSSREYNEGNRILDECRISCGPLLQAAMKGDWEAANAFLNEHPNCVQLPITMEKATVLHSAAAAKHANFVEEVLKWMTPGDLELKTIDGDTALHVAAQTGEVKIAKEMVEKNNELPLIHNDKGMIPLHAAAYKRDRKMVDFLFSDSVTPFQRLITPQRIELLLHIVSAGFYDIALEILEKDPSLATANTADGACGRRALEELARKSFAISSKSELSSWKKRLNSC